The nucleotide window TCTCGAACTGGACGGGTTGGCCTGTGCTTAATGTTTTGTGGCCCTCCTGTTCAATCGCAGAATAGTGCACAAACACGTCGCGACCATCCTGAGTCTGGATGAAACCCCAACCTTTTGTGTCATTGAACCATTTTACAAGACCCGATTCAGGTTCCGGTTGCATAATGAACC belongs to bacterium and includes:
- a CDS encoding cold-shock protein, whose translation is MQPEPESGLVKWFNDTKGWGFIQTQDGRDVFVHYSAIEQEGHKTLSTGQPVQFEMIDGPKGLQARNVMLAG